In Lepidochelys kempii isolate rLepKem1 chromosome 8, rLepKem1.hap2, whole genome shotgun sequence, a single genomic region encodes these proteins:
- the SMIM32 gene encoding small integral membrane protein 32: MYSELLNSTSATEAHLIIQTNTPYLNSTQRSVSSSAFYMSTARVLKEGEINKPDLVTYIVLFFFLLLTVIIIVLFINCQLKNSFFATLPYDRSLREARSTWRTQAV, translated from the coding sequence ATGTATAGTGAATTGTTAAATTCAACCAGTGCCACTGAAGCTCACCTAATCATTCAGACCAACACACCCTACCTGAACAGCACACAGAGATCAGTAAGCTCCTCTGCGTTTTATATGTCAACAGCCAGGGTGTtaaaagaaggggaaataaaTAAGCCAGATCTGGTGActtacattgttctgtttttcttcctGCTCTTGACTGTGATAATAATTGTGCTCTTTATTAACTGTCAGTTGAAAAATTCTTTTTTTGCTACTCTACCTTATGACAGATCACTCAGAGAAGCAAGGAGTACATGGAGGACACAAGCTGTCTAA